Genomic segment of Bifidobacterium sp. ESL0745:
GGCCGTGAAGAACGCCATCATCAGCCACACGTTGCGCAGTGATTCGCTCAGGTCGTTGCGTGCGCCGGGAATGTCGTGATCGGCGATGGCCTTGGCGATTTTCGGGAAGACGGCCGTGGCCACCGAGACGGCGATCAGCGAATACGGCAGGATGTAAATGGTGTAGGCGTTCTGGTACGAGGCGTTGCCGGCGATATCGAACTGGCTGATATGCTGCGCCGCGGCGGCCTTTTCGGGGGCGCTGGTCAGCTGACGGGTATTGATGATGTTGGCGATCTGGCCGACGAGGACGATGCCGAGGCTCCATGCCGCCACCGGACCCATCGAGCGCAGGCCGATGCCGCGGACGCCCCAGCTCGGGCGGTAATGGATGCCGATGCGGAAAAGCGGAACGAACAGGATCAGCGCTTGGAAGGCCACGCCGAGCGTCCATGTGCCGGCGGTCAGGGCCATCTTGTCCGGCGTCCAATAGCCCAGCGGCTGGTGGCTTGCGCGGCCGAACATCAGAATGAACACGGTGAAGCCGATGCAGCTGATGACGTTGGCGCCCACCGAGCTCCAGGCGTAGGTGCCGAAGTGGTCTTTCGCCGCCAGAATCTGGCCGATGACCGTGTAAAGCCCGTAGAAGAAGATCTGCGGGACGCACCAGAAGGTGAACGAGGTGGAAAGTGCCATCATATCCGGCCCCGCGTGCACGTAAAGCTTCACGAGCAGGGGGGTGAGCGCCGCGACCAGGGCGGTGATGCCGGCCAGCAGCACGATGGCGAAGGTGATGAGCTTGTTGAGCCGGTCTTCGGCGTCCTTGGCCTTGAGCGTCCGCACGATCTGCGGAACGAGCACGGCGTTGAAGATGCCGCCGGAAACCAGCGTGAAGACGACCTGCGGAATGGTGGAACCCGCCTGGTAGGCGTTCGCCGCAAGACCTGTGGTGCCGAGGGCGGCCGCCAGCAGAATCGTGCGGATCTGGCCGGTGACGCGGCTTGCCGCGGTGCCCACGGCCATGACCATGGAATTGTGACCTACAGAAGAACTCATTCGTCAGGATCTTTCTTACGGTTGAATTGGCGCCAAAGGCCGATAACCCCCAGGACCAGCGCGATGGCTATGAAAATGATGCCGCTCATGTCGCTCAAGCGCAAGGTGCTGGTGATGCGTGTCGACTGCGGGGTGGAGAACGCGTCTCCCTTGCGGTCGGTGAGCGTCAGGTGCGCTATGGCTGTGCCGGACGTCGAAACGCGCACGTTGAACGTGGTTTGCGCTTCGCTTCGGGCGGGGATGGAAAGGGTGACGAATCGCGTCGTGACGATTTCCATTGAGTTAGAAAGCGACGAGATTTTCACCGTGACGGGGTAAGGGTGATTGTTGCTTACCGTCACCGGCATTTTCGCAGACTCGCTTAAAACGGTAATGGATTCCGAAGGCGTGATCGCGACGCCGTTCATCAGCTGGTTGGCCAGGTTTTGGGCGCTCGCGCTCATGTTTTTGGCGAGGGCGTCGCTGGCGGAAAGCGCATGTAGCGCGATGGCGTTGTGCAATGAGGTGATGGCGTCGATCCAATCGCAGCCGTCTTTCGAGCGTTTCGCGGTGGCGTCCGCGTCTTGGCGGGCGAGGGCCTGCGCGTCGCCGGTGTCCGTCTTGCTGCCTTTGGGGTTATTGGAGTTGCCATTGGCCCCGCCGCTGCCGTTATTGGTATTTGAGGATGACGACGGCGACGATTTTCCCGGGTTACTTGTATTGCCGGATTGATTGCTCTTTTGATTTTGCGGTGTCGAAGCGCCATTGGTTCCATTGGCATCGGTTGATGTACCGGGTTTGTCAGTGTTATTGAAATCTCCCGATGCGCCCCCTCCACCAAAATCTCCCGCACCGCCGAACTTGTTGGAATCGCCGGATTTATCCGATTTGTTCGACTTTCCTGACGTCCCCGCTTCTGTGGACGAGTCCTCTGAGGACTGGTCAAGAATGGAGGAATTGAACCGGTCGACGTCGTTTTTGCTGGCAACGAGGCTGGAAAGCGTCTGCTTGATGAGCCGCAACGACGAGGCGTGGATGTCAGACGAATCCGGCACCATGTTCGCGGCACGTTGGCCGGAAAGGTAGGTTTTGGCCTGGTCGAGTTCACTGAGGTTGCGCAGGCTGAGCCAAGGTGCCTGTTCCAGCGTCTGCATCAGGGTGTCGGCTTCCTGGGCATTGTTTTCGGAATTGACGGCGGAAGTGCCGAAGCAGACCAGCAGGTTGCGCGTGGCGTAGGGGCTTTCCATCTGATAGAACGCGCTTTGTGCCATGAACCGCGCCAATCTGCCGGCTGCGCTCGATTCGCCGTCCACGCTTTTATCGGTGGCCTTGCCCTCGGCCAGCCTGCTCAGCTCGTCCTGCGCGGTGAACACAGTGACGTCGCCGGCGGAAGTGCGGATGGTGTATTTGCCCGTGTGGATGGTGGAATTGGTGCTGTCGGCGGTGCTGCTGGGTTCGGGGGCGATGACGGTGGAATACCCCTGCTGCTTGGCCGTTTGCAATGAATCCATGGTCCATTGTCCGCGTCCGGGCCAAGCGTAGGCGGTCGGATTCGCGTTCGGGTCTCCCAGCGCCTTACGGTATTGTTTGATCGAAGCATCAGCAGTCCACGTTTTGGTGGCGGCCCCGGCTTTTTCATACGAGGACTCGTCGTTCAATGCGGAGTATGTGGTGATATCGAAATTGCCGGGTTGCATAATGCCGGCAGATTTCGGCGGTATGGCAAGGTTTTGCGCCAACGTCGGATCGGCGATGACCTGCAGTCCCGGATGCTTGGTCACCAATTGCTCGGCGGTCTGGGAAAGTTTGTGCGTACCTGAATTTTTTTTGTCGTTGCCACCGGTGGCGTTGGTCAGCATGGAATTGACGATGGCATCGTTGCCAGCGCTGTTGTCATTGCCGTTTTGCGCGGTGCCGCTTGTGGTCGTAGGGGTTTTTGCGACGTCGCTATCCCCCGTGGTCAAGAATTTATTGAGTTTATCGTTGTCGACCTGCCAGTTGTCACCGGTCAGCGGCATGACCATCGTGATGTCCATTGGCGGGGTGTTGGCGGTGTTAAGGCCATCGCTGGAACGGGTGAGGAACGTGTGGGTGGTGTTGACGTACGTTGTCTGGGAATTCGATTTCGTTCCGTCATCGCTGGTCGTATTTTCGGGGAACGAATAATCGATGCGCACCGGTTTCGGACCCCAGGAAAGCATGTTTTTCAAGCTTGGCTGGTCAGAGTTCATGTCGATGGAAACGCTGACCTTCTCGTCTTTCTCGATTTGCGGTACCGGGACCTGACCCAGCTGGTTGGGAACTTGGATCCGCGAATTTCCCTGGGCCCATTGCTGTAACTCCGAGCGGGAGGCGAACGTGTAATAATCGTTGGCGCTTACCGTAAACGTGCCTTGGACGATGGTGTCGTTGCTGGTGTTTTTGATGGTGGCCTTGAGGTGGTAGCCCGAAGTGGCCGTGACTACGGGCGTCGAAGCGATAATGGTGACTTCGGCGTCGTCTCGCGCCTTTTTGCTGTTTTTGGCAGCGGTAGCGGAGGTCGTGTCGCTTTGGGAATTGCTGTTGTCATTGTTATTGCTGCTGTTGTTGGACTGCGTTGACTTTCGAGACGACGAAGAAGAAGACGAGGACGACGAATTTGAGGAAGATGACGAAGACGAGGTACTGGGGTTTGAGGATCGCGTTGAAGGGGAAGTCTGCTGAAGCGTGGTTCCGGTTTTGCCCGGCGTATTCTGCTGTGTAGGCGCAGGCTGGGCTGGCGTCGCCGGCTTGGCCGGTTCGGTGTTGGAAGAATCACTTGGCGTGGAAGGGTTGGCCGGAGTAGGTGATGTGCCTGAATTCCCTGGATTGGCTGGCGTCGTATTCGTAGTGGTATCGGTAGGCGGATTGGTTGCCGTGGAATCCACCGCGATCGCTGCGTTCGGCGAGAACATCAGCGCGCACGCGCACACCAAGGCGACGACGGACGAAACAATCGCCGAAATCCGGGTGGAGATGGGCGATTGCTCGTGGTGCGTATTGCCGTCGGGGACGCAGGAGTGCCAGTGGTTCAACCTTCTGCCTGCCTGTTCAGTTTCTTGGCGTAAAGCCACGCGATTTTACGTTCGTTAGGATAGCTCAGCACATTGTCAAGGTCATCGAAATCCACCCAAATGGCGTCTTCGGCCTCATGATCAGGGTCGCCCTCCACTGTCAGGTGGCCGCCAATCTGGCGTAATGCAAAGTGATGGACCAGCTTGTGGACGCGCTCGGACTGGCCGGTGAACCAATAGTCGATGGTGGCGATGGAATCGACGACCTCGCCCAATATACCGGTCTCCTCGTGTACCTCGCGTACTGCGGTTTCCTCCGGTGTCTCGCCCTTTTCGATATGCCCTTTCGGCAGGCACCACTCAAGGTGACCGCTGCGCGAATGGCGGGCGATGAGCGCGACGCGGTTGCGGTCGTCGAAAATCAAGCCGCCGGCTGAATACTCGCGGGCCACCGGCAGTTCCTGGGCGTCGAGCGTGGCGAATTTGGTCGGGCCGTGGACGCTGCGGTGATGCGGCATCATCCTCGGCGTCGGCGCCCCGTCCGGTTCGATGAAACGGACGATATGTTCCTCGGACTGGGAGGTATAAAGCAGTTTGTCTTCTTTGTGCCCGTTTTGGGCATGGTCACCCGAGGCATTGGCTATCATGCGAGCCAGGTCTGCGGGCGTTATCATACACTCCAGCTTACTCAGAAGGATGTGCAGGTAGGGTAACGGGATTACAAAGGGCACAAAACCGGCCTGAATCGGGTTGACGGGATTGGTGTGGCTTTACGTGTATTCGGCGACAGCAACGGTTGCTGTCGTTTGCTGCCATTAAGAGATGACCGTTACTTCATTATTTGTGCTTCGTTGATCCCTCTAACGGGTCAATCCTGCCTCCAGACATACATAATTCCGATTAAAAACATGCGAAGAGTGGCAGGGGTGACCCATTAGAGGCATCAGGAAACGGAGTGTATTGCTTAAAATTAACGGTTCCTGTACCTGTTGCGATTGAGTAAAACGGAAGTAATGCACGAGGCGATGATGCCAAGGACGATAAGCGCCGCCAGGAAGTCTTGCCAGTGCCCGCCCGTGAGCGGGATACTTGCGACTGTCGGCGGTGCTATGTGATCAGTGACGGTGACAGTGACGGGGCTACTGACGTTGCCTGCGGAGTCGGTAGCGGTAATGATCACCGTGGTGCCTGAAGCATGTCCTGTATTGTTAATTGACCACTTGCCATCAGAATCGGTGGTGGTGAGGCTGGATGCGCTGCCATCAGACCATACAGCCTTAATGGTGACGCCTTGCTCCGCTGGTCCGCCTTGCTTTTTATAGACGATGCCGGAAACCGGAGTATTGATGAGGAATAACGTCTTACCTTGCATATCGATGACAGGTACGGTGGCATCTTTCCACTTCACATATAGGGTGGTGTCGCCCGCTTGCGGGTATATTGAAATCCCAGGAGTATAATCTGTGCCGTTTCCGTCCGCCGCTGTATTCCATCCGATGGCCTTGTAACCAGTCCTGGTTATTCCCCTAAGTAGTGGGATTATGATTGCGTTGACTCCTGCTGTCCCGTTAGCTGTAGGCGGTGTCGTTCCGGCGGTGGCATCATTGAGATTGTAGGTAAATGTGAACGTCCCTGTTTGCAACACATAAACACCCTGAGCGCGCCCGTTCGTCGTTTCGGCGGCGAGCTGTTCTTCGGTGCCTCTCCATGTAGGGTTTACCCCTCCCGGCAATCGCGTCCAAGTGCCGCTTCGCAAATTGGTTTTGTTGTTGCTCGGCAGCATCGTATTCGGACCGAGCTCTAAACGAATGAGATTATTTGCGCCATTAAAAACCCCGTCCATCTTATAAAATTTAGTATAAATCTTGCTGGTGTCGAAGTTGGAGAGGTTGAGGCTGGTGAGTCCGCTGCAGCCGCTGAACATGCTGTTCATGTTGGTTGCGCTGCTGGTGTCGAAGTTGGAGAGGTTGAGGCTGGTGAGTCCGCTGCAGCCGCTGAACATGCTGCCCATGTTGGTGACGCTGCTAGTGTCGAAGTTGGAGAGGTTGAGGCTGGTGAGTCCGCTGCAGTCTTGGAACATGTTGCCCATGTTGGTGACGCTGCTGGTGTCGAAGTTGGAGAGGTTGAGGCTGGTGAGTCCGCTGCAGCCGTAGAACATGTAGCCCATGTCGGTGACGCTGCTGGTGTCGAAGTTGGAGAGGTTGAGGCTGGTGAGTCCGCTGCAGCCGCTGAACATGTAGCCCATGTCGGTGACGCTGCTGGTGTCGAAGTTGGAGAGGTTGAGGCTGGTGAGTCCGCTGCAGCCGTAGAATATGCTGTTCATGTCGGTGACGCTGCTGGTGTCGAAGCTGGAGACGTCAAGGCTGGTGAGTCGGCTGCAGTTGCCGAATATGCTGTTCATGTCGGTGACGCTGCTGGTGTCGAAGCTGGAGACGTCAAGGTTGGTGAGTCCGCCCATGTTAATGAACATGCGGTTCATGTTCGTGACTTTTGTGGTGTTGAAGTTGGAGAGGTTGAGGCTGGTGAGTCTGCTGCAGCTGCCGAACATGCGGCTCATGTTGGTGGCGCTGCTGGTGTTGAAGTTGGAGACGTCAAGGTTGGTGAGTCCGGTGACGTTGAAGAACATGTTGCTCATGGTGGTGGCGTTGCTGGTGTTGAAGTTTGATGCATCAATGCTGGTGAGCTTGTCACAGTAGTAAAACATACATGATGCAGCTGTGTCTTCCAATGAGAGGGTCTTGCCGGGGACAATCGAAAACTGGCTTAAGTTACCCATCGCGCTGAACACTCCGTCGCTGTTGGAACGGTCAGGTTCTGCTTCT
This window contains:
- a CDS encoding BspA family leucine-rich repeat surface protein yields the protein MGNLSQFSIVPGKTLSLEDTAASCMFYYCDKLTSIDASNFNTSNATTMSNMFFNVTGLTNLDVSNFNTSSATNMSRMFGSCSRLTSLNLSNFNTTKVTNMNRMFINMGGLTNLDVSSFDTSSVTDMNSIFGNCSRLTSLDVSSFDTSSVTDMNSIFYGCSGLTSLNLSNFDTSSVTDMGYMFSGCSGLTSLNLSNFDTSSVTDMGYMFYGCSGLTSLNLSNFDTSSVTNMGNMFQDCSGLTSLNLSNFDTSSVTNMGSMFSGCSGLTSLNLSNFDTSSATNMNSMFSGCSGLTSLNLSNFDTSKIYTKFYKMDGVFNGANNLIRLELGPNTMLPSNNKTNLRSGTWTRLPGGVNPTWRGTEEQLAAETTNGRAQGVYVLQTGTFTFTYNLNDATAGTTPPTANGTAGVNAIIIPLLRGITRTGYKAIGWNTAADGNGTDYTPGISIYPQAGDTTLYVKWKDATVPVIDMQGKTLFLINTPVSGIVYKKQGGPAEQGVTIKAVWSDGSASSLTTTDSDGKWSINNTGHASGTTVIITATDSAGNVSSPVTVTVTDHIAPPTVASIPLTGGHWQDFLAALIVLGIIASCITSVLLNRNRYRNR
- a CDS encoding NUDIX hydrolase gives rise to the protein MITPADLARMIANASGDHAQNGHKEDKLLYTSQSEEHIVRFIEPDGAPTPRMMPHHRSVHGPTKFATLDAQELPVAREYSAGGLIFDDRNRVALIARHSRSGHLEWCLPKGHIEKGETPEETAVREVHEETGILGEVVDSIATIDYWFTGQSERVHKLVHHFALRQIGGHLTVEGDPDHEAEDAIWVDFDDLDNVLSYPNERKIAWLYAKKLNRQAEG
- the murJ gene encoding murein biosynthesis integral membrane protein MurJ; its protein translation is MSSSVGHNSMVMAVGTAASRVTGQIRTILLAAALGTTGLAANAYQAGSTIPQVVFTLVSGGIFNAVLVPQIVRTLKAKDAEDRLNKLITFAIVLLAGITALVAALTPLLVKLYVHAGPDMMALSTSFTFWCVPQIFFYGLYTVIGQILAAKDHFGTYAWSSVGANVISCIGFTVFILMFGRASHQPLGYWTPDKMALTAGTWTLGVAFQALILFVPLFRIGIHYRPSWGVRGIGLRSMGPVAAWSLGIVLVGQIANIINTRQLTSAPEKAAAAQHISQFDIAGNASYQNAYTIYILPYSLIAVSVATAVFPKIAKAIADHDIPGARNDLSESLRNVWLMMAFFTAVFVVIPTPIALALLPSVSVKEAILMAGPMSLLSLSLPISSAYLLIQRTFYAFEDGYHPFLFIVLQNGIQVAILLIGGLFISPFNWASLMAFSISFSYVGAFPLLLVMIRKRFNDDIDGKRITATYTKGIVAALVAIAGGLLLRYPVYALFHADIDPGSGVRGGHMNWFQAVGVCCVLAIVIVVLYIGTLWVLRTRELMPIARSLAGKLGIKLPGGANAGNTEHTADDTNATDSTEAIEDAGIPENFGIPDPPDTPETGDSTTDGSETDDSETDRSKSDSTGMPASVENQKPNNHNLFPDSEIPDDLTFPTLPEDRETKN
- a CDS encoding DUF6049 family protein, which gives rise to MALRQETEQAGRRLNHWHSCVPDGNTHHEQSPISTRISAIVSSVVALVCACALMFSPNAAIAVDSTATNPPTDTTTNTTPANPGNSGTSPTPANPSTPSDSSNTEPAKPATPAQPAPTQQNTPGKTGTTLQQTSPSTRSSNPSTSSSSSSSNSSSSSSSSSSRKSTQSNNSSNNNDNSNSQSDTTSATAAKNSKKARDDAEVTIIASTPVVTATSGYHLKATIKNTSNDTIVQGTFTVSANDYYTFASRSELQQWAQGNSRIQVPNQLGQVPVPQIEKDEKVSVSIDMNSDQPSLKNMLSWGPKPVRIDYSFPENTTSDDGTKSNSQTTYVNTTHTFLTRSSDGLNTANTPPMDITMVMPLTGDNWQVDNDKLNKFLTTGDSDVAKTPTTTSGTAQNGNDNSAGNDAIVNSMLTNATGGNDKKNSGTHKLSQTAEQLVTKHPGLQVIADPTLAQNLAIPPKSAGIMQPGNFDITTYSALNDESSYEKAGAATKTWTADASIKQYRKALGDPNANPTAYAWPGRGQWTMDSLQTAKQQGYSTVIAPEPSSTADSTNSTIHTGKYTIRTSAGDVTVFTAQDELSRLAEGKATDKSVDGESSAAGRLARFMAQSAFYQMESPYATRNLLVCFGTSAVNSENNAQEADTLMQTLEQAPWLSLRNLSELDQAKTYLSGQRAANMVPDSSDIHASSLRLIKQTLSSLVASKNDVDRFNSSILDQSSEDSSTEAGTSGKSNKSDKSGDSNKFGGAGDFGGGGASGDFNNTDKPGTSTDANGTNGASTPQNQKSNQSGNTSNPGKSSPSSSSNTNNGSGGANGNSNNPKGSKTDTGDAQALARQDADATAKRSKDGCDWIDAITSLHNAIALHALSASDALAKNMSASAQNLANQLMNGVAITPSESITVLSESAKMPVTVSNNHPYPVTVKISSLSNSMEIVTTRFVTLSIPARSEAQTTFNVRVSTSGTAIAHLTLTDRKGDAFSTPQSTRITSTLRLSDMSGIIFIAIALVLGVIGLWRQFNRKKDPDE